The following nucleotide sequence is from Hevea brasiliensis isolate MT/VB/25A 57/8 chromosome 7, ASM3005281v1, whole genome shotgun sequence.
GGTGATAATCTATCCGGATAAATCATGTCCAATGAAGTATACTAGATAgtgaattaaatttataaaatttgtacTAGAATGTTttatcactcatatttttaacaacttaagaatagaacatctaacaagatattaaatggcatttttaattaaatttaaaccatttaaattcaaaaaaaaatgatatttaccattaataataacaaatatttacaaaatacaatacaatgatatgctctagggcatactactagcagGAATATCACAAGTAGAGCCATTGTGACGCCTTTCGTGGGAAAATGATCCCACAAAAAGCAGTTATACATtacaaaataacataaaaaaaaaaaaaaacagacccaattcattaaaaaaaaaaagagcatgaAACTTTGATTTCATTcggttttcaaattttattttttaacattaatatttttatttataaataattgatttattttaaactttaattgtaattaaaattttaatatattatggtatatattattttgcataaatttattattattattattattattattattattattattattattattattattattattattattattatgtttttaggaatatatatatatatatatatatatatatatatatatatatatatatatatatatatatatatatatgtaatggtataaaatttaaatatcagttAAAAGCCAATCATTCATCTTTCTAAATTGAAATTATTGACAATACTATTAATAAATGATGATATTTACGATTACATCGACAATATATTTTGCTTTTTGAAACAAATTGTAATATCATAACAAGAattttgtatttttgaaattatttttttactctattattattattgttataatgatgatacatattttttttaataaataatttattatcatacataatatttttcttttgaatTGAGCATAAAAAAACCAAAAGGATTTTTCTccctttaacttttctttttcacCCTATCCTTTTTATCCCTTTTTTTAATTTGCAGTTGCAACGGAATGAATTGTAGCTCAACTTAATGAATTGTAGCTCAACTCAATTCCAGATTCCAAATCAAAGAGAGCCAACTGTTGCCAAAAGCAAAACGGTTGACCATGTTGCAGATTCAGGTCAGGTAAGAGTTGCTTGGGGGCAGAATTCTTCCGCTGGGAGGGTTTTTCTCCTGAGAATACTGTGTCTTTTTTTCACCATTTTAAGAAATAAAGCTCAAGccaatttcttctttcttgtttGGTTAATTTTATTAGAGCTGTTTCTTTTCTCTAGCATACCAACATAGAAAAAATTAAACAactcatcaatgaacaccaagaATGTTCTAACAAaaatcttgaagaaatttgtagtCACGTTGTATTATGGATAGAATGTAGGATACAATTTTTATCAATAGGCAAAAACAAAAAGATTATAGTATTGCTCTTGATCATGAACTCAGCACTCCTATAATGTTATTTTTTACTATGAGAAGGGAAAATCCAGACTACAATTATGTGCAATGAACCAAAATTGCTGCATTAAAGAATGTAAAGATCTAACTAAACTAAATAAACTTTCAAATTTAATAGAAAGAACACACAACTACATATTTGTATGCTTTCAGCTGTTTTGATCATCGGCGCTGGAGAAGTCCACCCTTCTCTTCTCCGAGGTGAACTTATTGGGATCTCAGAACTGAAAATGTATCCAACTTAAAATAATTTGTTTCAGCTGGTGAGAGATGTGTTTCTCAGATTTATCCAATATACTAGCAGCAATTACACAACAAACATCAGCTTTTTCTCAAAAGTAAGTCACAATGTGAGAAGCTATTCCAAAATGAAACTACATGAAAATTGAGGCCACATCACAACAGAACTACCATGTGATGCGGCATAGGAGTAAAAATCACACCTAATGGCTGGTGTGGGTGCATTGATCACTTGATTGCTGACTATGATAGTGGTTAAAATTAGCATCATAACTAAAGCAAAATTCGGTaacctgtaaaaaaaataaaaaattaaaaaaaaagagtaatatgTTAATGTTTATGTTGAAGACAATGCTCAATCATATGGAGAAGAACCAGAGAAGTAAAAGGTACAAAAACAAGAAACAAGCTGAATTTGGTTTTTAAACAAGATTCATCAGCTTACACAGCATTTGCATGTTATCCAGCCGTCGTGGCTTTGCCACTTGGATATTCTCATTAACCAGTCAATAATGGAAGAAGTTACCAAAGgaaaatatatgaaaaaataaatggcGATTAATCCAAAGCTAAATGAAAAAGATTTCACAGAACAAACCTCTGCAATTCTCAACTCTAAAGAATATGATAGCAGGCTGGCCCTTAACAGATATTGCTGGCGTGTCTCACTTTACGTGTTATTGACCTGCCCATCCTAAGACGTCTAGTTGTTAGGGCTTCTAGTAAAACAACCAAGGCATCCTCTAATGCTTCCGCCTGTTTATCCAATCCATAGGAGCAGAACTCTGGAAGGCATTGCAGTTCTGAAAGGAGGCCAATAGCTGCTGCTGCTGTACAGGTACGATCCCATGATGGCTGAGGCCTGTCCTCCAAACACCAGTGACGGATATTTGTAAGTTTAATATGAGCAAAGGGCTTTAAAACATGGAAGAGAAAAATAAGAGAGAAGTTGGGGTGGGAATAGAGATGGGAAAAGATAGAAGCTGCTTCACAAAGGATTTCACTACGTTATAAATCTCACCGCAGTTTGTGCATTGTAGATGCACCAGTGGCCAGGGAAATGCAAGGAAGATCCTCCTCTCCCCAAACTGACTTTGTTTGCTCCTGCATGTATAATAATTGCATGCTTATAGTCTCCAAAAAGCTCACAGAAAAAAGAAATTAGGTTGACAAAATCTAAATATTTATGATCAGTTCGTCCAAGCCTGCATTCAGCAATTGTCTGGTGCACTTCAAGAATATCTAACTTTTGCATTCCCATTCACCAATAATAATTTCAGGAAGTATGAATGTTTGAGGCAGATTTCTAAATTTTCCAAAGAGCTCCTGGAGATTCCAGTAAATGGTCTTTATACACATAGGAGGAAGCAACTAAGCTGATGACTGATAAGAGAGAAATGTATGATGCAGCTAAAAAAAATCTTGACAATACAATTTTATTTCAGAAATTGATAAAGATAGCTATAGATCTTTCCTTAGTCCTGGGTAGAATTATGAAAACTCAGGTTTCATTCTGACCATGCAGAGACAATGAAGGAAATAAATTGCATCGCTCACATCATAAAGAAAGGACACAGAATCATCAGATCCACCCATTGTTTCATTTTTTCCTCTTTTCCTTTTTTACTCAGGAAAGCAATGATATTACAGGAACGAGGCAAGTACAAACTTAGTTCTACCATCAACATCAACAATAGCAAATAGGCCTTCCTAAAACAAATTGCAAAATTTTTGTCGTGAATTGTGTAAATGAGTATTAAAATTGCTAAATACTGAATAAAAGAGATACTTTATAGTATTACCTTTAAACGCCTAAACATTGCAGCAGAGTTACTCCATGTACCATCAATCAAAACAAAATTCAAGGTTTTGTCTTCATTTTTCTGTGAAGTATAATCAACATGAGAATTACCACCTAGTTGAACTGAAAGAAAAGAGGAGATTTCAAACTGAGATAACAGACAGTCCATCTCAAAGTAGAAGGCAACTGTTATCAATTTATGCCTAATTTCTACATTTTATCAGCACCCTGTTGCCATCATAGATACAGCATGGGTCTCCCATTACTGCTGCTCTTTCTCTTTGCATAGAATGGACCACATAAAAAATCAACTGAACGAGATATAAGGTGCCTATGCTGATCTAAGCATTTCCAGTAAATACAACAATTGCGGCATAATAAGCACGCAATAATCCTGCAGGAGAAGAGTACCACAGTGGGGGAGTGTTCTATGCCATCCGAAAATCCTTGACCAAAAGCATCGTGAACTGACTTTGTGACTGCATTCTTGTTGGGATAAAGGCACCAAACGTTGTCTTTTCCTGCAATGTCATACAAAACAATTAGAAAAAAGAGGCTCCAAATGTTGAATTATGGAATTTAAAGAATATGAAAATAGCAGCCTTAGTGCTCAAAATGACAGATAACTTTACAACACCATCTTGACTAAGAAGTAAAGGCCACTACTAAATTTCCAGCACATGGTtacaatactcaactcaactcaaccaaGCTTTAATCTCAAACTAGTCAGGGTCAAAACATAGTAATATAACTTTAATCAGCAAATTTTTGTGCCAAAAAAATAGAGCAACTATCTATTTCACTTGGACTCTGTGCAAACAAAATGATTGTAATTGTCTCATAAAGTAGTTATCCATTTAAGGAATGAAGCTCTAAAACAGCAACATTTGGTGAAGAACAAAGAGATCAAAAGCTATGATCTGTGGACACAAGCACAAGCACCATGGTTCAACGTAGACACGCATGGCAATTCCCAGAAATCTGGACATGGGCATATAGTGTGTTTGCTTTTACCATATTAAACATGGTTTAAACCATCCTATTAGGTACATTGTCTGGTGAAGTGAATTAGGCACATTGTCTGGTGAAGTGAAGAATATTACAAAACAACAAAACTCTCATATATATGTCTTTTAATGCAAGCAAATATAAATTCTCATATGACAGTAATGCAAATCAGACACAGGCAGATGTTTGTGTAGCAATCCTTAAGTGTATGGCATGCCTACATATTAAAAAAAGAAACCTGAAAACTTGAATGCATTCCTCATTATTTCCTCGTGCTCAGGAATACCAAAGAGACATAAAGTAGCTGATTGAATTCCAAATACTTGCCATAACAATTTTCCAGTGTTGTTTTGTCGTAGAAAATCCTGCCAAAGGTTAATGCTAAAAATtacattatataattcacaagttatAACATGTGTGATAACATTAAAACAATCTAACCTTTGGATGCATATACAACCAGAAACGTATACCAGGCCATAAAGAGGAGTGCTTGACTCTTGAACACATGCAATCTTCTTCCAAAGTCAGCCAGCACTGCAAATAAATAGGATTTCAATTAAAACAAATAAACCTCTTTTGCAATTACTTGGCCATAATTTTCCAACTCTACTTAAGCTATGCTTTTGAGTTTTGAGACAAAAAGAAACACGTTAAACACAaaaccacacccccccccccctccctccctccaaaaaaaaaaaaaaaccaaaacaaAACCCTGCCCCCATGGAAGATATCCACAGAAAAGCAATAATATACCTTCTGGCAAAGATAATCTCTACTTCCAAGCACACGACATGCTATTTGTCTAGCTGCAAAGAATTGGATCTTTTTTTCAGAATCACCTAAAGCCTCATATGTTGCTCTGTGTTTCTTGTCCTCTTGAATTTTAAATTCACCCTGATATACATCCAGAAGacaaagaaatgagaaaaattctGGCACAGGACCATATGCAGTTGAAATATAATAATTCTTCTTCTATCTCATAAGGGAAATCCAAAAtacaaattaaaaaagaaaaagagagaagaaaaccTAGAGACACAAAATGGAAATAACAAACATAAAGATGAATTCATAGAAACAATAAACTAGTCAAAGATTTTATACATGCTCGTTGGAGTTTAATTTCACGTTATCAAAAAGTGCACCATATCGGCAAGCCCATAAATATGGATTTAGGAGGTAATTCCTCTGCACTTGTCCTATAAGAAGGCCCTTTAAAGAGTAACAACATTGCACAGGATTGAAAAACaaaaaaggagaaagaaagaaagtgacACGAAAACCATACCCCAAAAGCTATTTGTTGAGACTGGAGAGCCCAAGTCCATATAAATCCCCCATCAGAATCCCATACTTGATGTGGGATCCAAG
It contains:
- the LOC110636300 gene encoding uncharacterized protein LOC110636300 isoform X1; this translates as MFSATRAFTFKFPLPSFAFSAKTLMESPPRNPKANVFNSSSRSPSRKADARDTDDVSITLQEWQGWGTISLVPAKVLEVVEDLKLLERTNDAQMTFGGNGGKLQGEFKIQEDKKHRATYEALGDSEKKIQFFAARQIACRVLGSRDYLCQKCWLTLEEDCMCSRVKHSSLWPGIRFWLYMHPKDFLRQNNTGKLLWQVFGIQSATLCLFGIPEHEEIMRNAFKFSGKDNVWCLYPNKNAVTKSVHDAFGQGFSDGIEHSPTVKNEDKTLNFVLIDGTWSNSAAMFRRLKEQTKSVWGEEDLPCISLATGASTMHKLRPQPSWDRTCTAAAAIGLLSELQCLPEFCSYGLDKQAEALEDALVVLLEALTTRRLRMGRSITRKVRHASNIC
- the LOC110636300 gene encoding uncharacterized protein LOC110636300 isoform X2 gives rise to the protein MVANFRYGTWIPHQVWDSDGGFIWTWALQSQQIAFGGEFKIQEDKKHRATYEALGDSEKKIQFFAARQIACRVLGSRDYLCQKCWLTLEEDCMCSRVKHSSLWPGIRFWLYMHPKDFLRQNNTGKLLWQVFGIQSATLCLFGIPEHEEIMRNAFKFSGKDNVWCLYPNKNAVTKSVHDAFGQGFSDGIEHSPTVKNEDKTLNFVLIDGTWSNSAAMFRRLKEQTKSVWGEEDLPCISLATGASTMHKLRPQPSWDRTCTAAAAIGLLSELQCLPEFCSYGLDKQAEALEDALVVLLEALTTRRLRMGRSITRKVRHASNIC
- the LOC110636300 gene encoding uncharacterized protein LOC110636300 isoform X3 encodes the protein MFSATRAFTFKFPLPSFAFSAKTLMESPPRNPKANVFNSSSRSPSRKADARDTDDVSITLQEWQGWGTISLVPAKVLEVVEDLKLLERTNDAQMTFGGNGGKLQGEFKIQEDKKHRATYEALGDSEKKIQFFAARQIACRVLGSRDYLCQKCWLTLEEDCMCSRVKHSSLWPGIRFWLYMHPKDFLRQNNTGKLLWQVFGIQSATLCLFGIPEHEEIMRNAFKFSGKDNVWCLYPNKNAVTKSVHDAFGQGFSDGIEHSPTVKNEDKTLNFVLIDGTWSNSAAMFRRLKEQTKSVWGEEDLPCISLATGASTMHKLR